The following is a genomic window from Bubalus bubalis isolate 160015118507 breed Murrah chromosome 6, NDDB_SH_1, whole genome shotgun sequence.
CAGAACCATGAGAGTGCAGACAAAgtcaccaacacacacacaagaacctGGTTGTTACCTCAGATGCATACAGGGCACAGGGGTCCAGGTTGCCCTGCAGGGTCACCGTCTTTCCCACGCGTTCCCTGGAAGCAGAGTCAGGGCCCTGTTCTGGTGACTGCACATACTGTAGCCGTCCCCTGCTCCACCACCTTCCATCACTCACCGGGCTTTCTCGGGGGCCACTGTCCAGTCTAGCCCAACCACCTCGTAGCCAGCCTGGGCCAGCTCCTCCAGGGCAAAATGTCCATCCTTAGCAAAGATGATCTGGGGGAAAGGGCAAATCTCAGGCTGCAGACAGCTTTGCTCTGCTGGCTATTAATAATATACCTCAGTCATACTTCTGCTGCCCTCTAGTGGTCACTTAGTTCCATGCAGGACTTAACCTGATGGCTCCACCGGCCCACCTTCACTCAGCCCACCCCCATCCTTACCATGGGCACTGGTGCCAGGCCTGCCTCCTGCAGCCCGGCCTTCACTCGCTTGGACACATCACGGATGTAGGGCAGTGCAAACTTACTGAAGAGTTGTGGGCCAAGATGCCCTGCATGGGACTCAAAGAGCTGCAGTGCCTACAATTACAGggtggtgaaaataaatgaaacacataACATACAAAGAGGAGGCACACGTAGAATATGCCTCAATTTTCCCCAAGTGACTTCATCCCTGAGATTGCCTAAGCCTATAAACCTAGTTCCAGTCAaaaagttttgccttttccagatccCAGTGCTAGCTTTGGTCTTTGAACAGAGCACTAAACCCCCCTGCCAGTatctgggcttagctgctccagcCAGATCATTGCAGGTCAAGCCTCTTTTATGCCTGGCAATAAGATACCTAGCTTCTCAGGTATAAGGAACTGTATTGTTTCTGGTCCTTAAACATTAAGCCCCAGGCTATGTCTCTCCCTCAGGTCTTACCTGGGCACCAGCAGCCACTTGTCCCACCAGATAAGGGACAAGAGCATCAGTGAGGATGCGAAGCAGCTGGTGACTGGCTTGTGGTCTCTGGTAAAGCCAGCGCTTGGCCTGAGACATGGTGCTTGAGCCGCCACCCTCAACCATGTATGTCATCAGAGTCCACTGCAAAAGGCAAAAGCCAGATTGACCCTTCCTTCCCTTGTCTTCACCCAGACCTGCCAAAGTAACTTCTCCAAGCCCAAGTCCTTTCCCTGGTCCATATTACCGGGGCACCAGCAAAGCCAATCAGTGGCACACGCCCAGCCAGCTGCTGTCGAGTGAGGGTGATGGCCTGGAACACATAGCCCAGCTCAGAGGCCACTGTTGCTGGATCCCGGAGGCGCTCTAAGTCCCGCTCTTCTCTTAATGGTTCTGGGAAGCTGGGCCCTTTGCCAGGCACCATGGTCACCTCCATGCCCAGTGCCTGGCAGGGGAGAAAACATCTGGGTTCCCAACCTGTAACTCCTGGAGAATGAGATCTGTTCAACCCATgccaggaaggaggaaaaggagaatgaaacAGCCAAGCTCCATCTCCTCCAGCCTATTTTTCCCTCTGCCCCATAAGGGTAAGTGCTTTTCTTGAGCCTTGACTGTCCTTTCTGTTTTACACATTTGCGAGTCAGATCTGAGCAGGTACCTGGGGTACGACAAGGATGTCGGAGAAGATGATGGCAGCATCCAGAGGGAAGCGACGCAGTGGCTATAGGGAACAGAAGACAGATTGCTAGGTGGCCTGCGGAGAACATAAATCCCTCCTCTTTTGTCGACCCCTCACCTGCAGGGTAAGTTCACAGCAGGCTTCTGGGGAGCGACAGGTGCTGAAAAAGTCCTGGGCAGCCCGAGTTTCCCTAAACTCTGCAGACAGAAAAGGTAAGGCAGGGCTCAGCCTTGGGGAACCTCCAAGAGCCCTTCTCTGCCCCTCcaaaacttttcactctccagaGTTTTACCTAGACTCCGAGGCCCTGACCCTGACCTGGTAAGTAGCGTCCTGCCTGCCGCATGCACCAAACAGGAGTGTAGTCTGTTTCTTCTCCCCAGGCTGCTCGCAGGAAGGTGTCATTCTTAAGCTCCGGAAAACCCTGAGGTCTGGGGATCAGGAGGAGGGAAGGGTAGGTCTCAGTAAACTAGGCTGGGGGTTGGGCAGGGCTCGGGTTCTAAAGCCGGAGACAGTCCATCCAGCACGGCTATCTGCCTTCTCCAGACCAGCTACCAAGCTGCGCCTCCCCGCCGATTCCGCCCTCTCTCTGCCTATCAGGTGGTGTACAGAACTAGAAGGGCCGGTGCTGGGGCCTTTACCCTACGCATAGCCCCAGTTTCCCCAGGCTCAAAGCCACTGGAAGGACTAGGAGAGTGCGGGTGAGGAGACGAAAACTCACTTAGGAGAATTGGTGAGGGGAGGGGATGTCTCTGGAACAAGAGTATCCATGGGCTAGTTCCGGGGCTGGAAGGTTTTGGGGCTGAAAAATCTCCAGACGGGGGCGGAAAGTCATGGGGGGGATCAGAGATCAAAGTCCGAAATGGGGATCTTAGTTGAGGATTAGAAAGTCCAGGGGGCGTCTCCTAAATTAAGGTCTGGGGTACGCAGTCCAGCTAGGTAGTCCCTGGGATGAATATTTTAAGAATCCATGGTTGGAGGATTTGGAATCCCAGCGACTTGGGTTCTCCGGGCTGGGGAAGAAGGGTATAGGAACAGATTCCTAGGCTGGAAGATTCAGATCAGAAGCCCCTATGACCACACTGCGTGGTGATCCAGAGAACTCACCTAGACTCTTTCGCCTCCATGATAAGCTGTCCGTAAACGCGAGCACAGTCCCCGTTATAGACTGAATCTgagcctgccctctgcccaggcTCCGCCCCTTCCAGGGATGAGCCAGGGCAGTCGCCATATTGGAGGTCACATGATCAGGCTCCCGCTACCGCTCCTGGGCTGCCCCAGCTGCTGCCGGTAGGACCCCACCCCTAGTCTCTTCACCGTAAATTCCGCTGTAGCGACGCAACAACAAACAcacatccacccccaccccccaaagaaCTTTGCTGTAAGTACACTTCGCATGGTGTGAGGAGTTTGCTCTCCTCTGACGGCCTGGGAATCCCAGAAAACTCGGCCCAAGGCTCACTTTTCACTCCCACTGTCCACGATTCTAATAATTTTATGCCGGGCCCAACCAGCCACAACTGTGGTAGAACAAAGTTGTACAGGAAactgaaataattaaatatttatattacctAGAAAGAGGCGGGCACTATAGTAGGTGCAGAGGTTACAGTGGTGAACAAGGCATTTTCTTCCTCTAAAGAACTACAGACTGATGAGGAAACATAGAAATCAGCAATCACAATGGTAAatgttttaaagggaaaaagctAGACGCAAGTAGCAAGGACTCCATTTAACTGGGGAAAGCAATAGGGTATTCCAAGCAAAgggaatagcatgtgcaaagAGAAGATGCAAAAGAGCAATTAGCTTAATGGAAAACAGGATATCAAGCTAGTGGATTTAAATAATCTGGAACTATCCACAGACTTCAGCTCATGCAGGCCTTTGTTAAGTGCACGTATTCACTTTATCTTGTAGTAGTGTGACAGCATACAAATAGCTTGGAGAGATCAGAAGAGAGGCACTATGTTCCCAACTTACTAAGACGAAAAAAATGGGAAACTCTCAAGATTACATGGGATTATTTATTTCTTGATACCTTTATTTGATAACTATATCAAAACAAAGTTtccacccaagtgtccatcaacaaatgaatggataaacaatatgtagtgtatttatacaatggaacattattcagccataaaaataaagttctgatacatgcaacaacattgTTGTAACactatgctgagtgaagtaagacacacacaaaatgacaaatactgtatcATTCCACTCAtctgaaatatctagaataggcaaattcatagaggcaAAAAGCAGATTAGAGCTTTAGTAGATTAGTCCCCAGGGACTAGGGAGTGGGGACAATGAGGAGTTACTGCTTAAGGATACAGAGTTTcctgtttggggtgatgaaaaagttttggaaatagataattgtacacttttaaaaaatggtcaagaTCGCAAATTTTGTTATACGtattatttactattaaaaattaatgttatatattaaaaaacagtggTTTGTAAACTTTAAATTTGTACACTTTATATGGTATAAGTTACAtctcagactggttccaaatagaaaaaggagtacgtcaaggctgtatattgtcaccctgcttatttaacttctgtgcagagtacatgagaaacgctgggctggaagaagcacaagttggaatcaagattgccgggagaaatatctataacctcagatatgtagatgacaccacccttatggcagaaagtgaagaggaactaaaaagcctcttgatgaaagtgaaagaggagagtgaaaaagttggcttaaagctcaacattcagaaaatgaacatcatggcatctggtcccatcacttcatgggaaatagatggggaaacagtggaaacagtgtcagactttattttggggggctccaaaatcactgtagatggtgactgcagccatgaaattaaaagacacttactctttggaagaaaagttatgaccaacctagatagcatattcaaaagtagagacattattttgccaacaaaagtctgtctagtcaaggctatggtttttcctgtggtcatgtatggatgtgagagttggactgtgaagaaagctgagcactgaagaattgatgcttttgaactgtggtgttggagaagactcttgagagtcccttggactgcaaggagatccaaccagtccattctgaaggagatcagccctgggatttctttggaaggaatgatgctaaagctgaaactccagtactttggccacctcatgcaaagagttgactcattggaaaagactctgatgctgggagggattgggggcaggaggagaaggggacgacagaggatgagatggctggatggcatcactgactcgatggacgtgagtctgagtgaactccgggagttggtgatggacagggaggccaggcctgctgcgattcttggggtcgcagggagtcggacacgactgagcaactgaaccgaacaaCTTCTGTacatggtttgtttgtttttgcctccTCTCTTCCCACGTTGGCCTTTCCTCTCATTTGGTTTATAATTACTGGGAGAAACTGGATAATGATCACCAGTGCTCTGAGAAACTGGATAATGATCACCAGTTACTCCTGAGGAGTAACCACCAGGAGCAAGTCTAAATGACTCAAGAGTCCTGTCAGCAGCCAGGCTGGGGAGGAATCATTTTCCCAAACATTTTAATCACACTACTCCTAGGATGGGAAGCCTGACAGGATAGCTAACAGATTCTTAAAGATTCAGCTGGTTGTACTGAGACTCACTGGGAGCAGGGAAGCTCCAGAAGGTTGAAGGAATAGCGTTTCGGGCTCGATAGGATGGATGGTGGCTTAAAGGAGAGTAGTAGCAATGGGGGTAAGTGGTAGTAGCAATGGGAATGGAGTGGGGAGATTGATCAGGTAGAAACTTCGGAACTTGGGTCTGGCTGACTGAGTGGAAGACACAGAAATAGATAACAGGATTGAGTATCCAAGTACACAGGACAATACGGCGACACATGAGGTGCGCTTAGTCCAGAACTTACGGCGAAGGCTGGTCGAGGGCGGGGCTGAAGGTGGTGGGAAGCCCTGTCTGCTGGTTCGGCCGAAGCGCCTCCGCCCGGATCGCCCCCGGGCTTCCCTGGGCCACACCGCCATGGCTGGCCCGGGTCCGGGCGCGGCGCTAGAGTCCCCGCGACAGCTGCTGGGCCGTGTACGCTTTCTGGCGGAGGCAGCGAAGAGCCTCCGTGCCGGGCGGCCGCTGCCGGCGGCGCTAGCTTTTGTGCCCCGCGAGGTGCTCTACAAGCTTTACAAGGACCCGGCGGGACCGTCGCGCGTGCTGCTGCCGGTGTGGGAGGCGGAAGGCCTGGGGCTGCGTGTGGGAGCCACGGGCCCGGCCCCCGGTACCGGCTCCGGGGCCCTCCGCGCGGCCCGCGACAGCATCGAGCTGCGGCGCGGCGCCTGCGTGCGCACCACAGGCGAAGAGCTGTGCAACGGCCACGGGCTCTGGGTGAAGCTGACCAAGGTGCAAAAGATCCCgggaccagggaagcccctgactgTTCCCCTCCCCCATATAGAGTTGACTTAGCGTCCGGTGCCCTTcgccctgggctgggcagggcgGGCCGCTGGCAGTTCCCTGACGGCTGTCCTCGTCTGGTGCGTCCCGGCAGGAGCAGCTGGCGGAACACCTGGGCGACTGCGGGCTGGATGAAGGCTGGCTCCTGGTGTGCCGCCCGGCCGAGGGCGGGGCCCGCCTGGTACCCATCGACACTCCAGACCACCtccagcggcagcagcagctcttcGGAGTGGACTACCGCCCGGTGCTCAGGTCCTGCACTGGGAGGGGTGGGGCTTGCTGGCCGACTGCCAGGTCCTAGACTGGCACAGCCCGGGCGGAGTGATCTGATAGGATTGACAGCAAAAAGGGCGGGACCTaaagggagctggggtggggcttCTGGAGTCATGGTTTTGAAAAGCCAGAGCGCTGGAGAAGGCTCCAGGGTCTTCTCCCGCCCTCTGAGGTCTCCATATCCCGTCCCCCATTCTGTGCGCACAGATGGGAACAGGTGGTGGACTTGACATACTCGCATCGCCTGGGATCAAGGCCTCAGCCGGCCGAGGCATACACTGAAGCTGTACAAAGGCTACTGTGAGTAAGCTGGgatgggctggggaggaaggagctCCAGGTCTGGGCCCTACCTAATTAGGGACTTGGGGTCGCTTAGCTATGTGCCCCCGACGTGGACCTACGAGTGCGACGAGGACCTGATCCACTTCTTGTACGACCACCTGGGCAAGGAGGATGAGAACCTGGGTAGCGTGAAGCAGTATGTGGAGAGCATAGACGTTTCCTCCTACACGGTGGGTGCTGGGACTCCTCCCACCCCAAGCAAGATGTAGTAACATCTTGCTAGATTCGGAACTCTTACCTCTAAGCCACAGCCAAACCTGAATCCCCACAGGCCAGACTCAGGCCACCCCCCAGTCTTGGAAGTCCTATAGGAATCCCTCGACACCTCCGCCCTTACCAGATGGATTTCCAGCTCAGCTCCACTGTGCTTTCTCTCTTGTGCTCCCTGGCCCATCCGCCTCTCTACCCTCCCCAGGAGGAGTTCAATGTGTCCTGCCTGACAGACAGCAACGCGGACACCTACTGGGAGAGCGATGGGTCCCAGTGCCAGCACTGGGTACGGCTGACCATGAAAAAGGGCACCATTGTCAAGTGAGTGGGCTCTGAGCACAACAGGGTGGGTGAGCCACGTACCTGTGAGTGTGTAAAGACACATGTGCACCCTCTTAACCCTCAGGAAACTACTACTCACAGTGGATACCACAGATGACAACTTTATGCCTAAGCGGGTGGTGGTCTATGGGGGTGAAGGGGACAACCTGAAGAAGCTGAGTGACGTGAGCATTGACGAGTGAGTGAACTGAcctgggctgggaggtgggacatGATCCTGGGAGCAGGATCTGGCCTAGTTTGGAGGCACAAGGTGGACTGTGACCCCAGCAACCCCTGATGACAAGGGGTTTCCAAAGTTCCTCATATTCATCCCCTCAGGACCCTGATCGGGGACGTCTGTGTCCTGGAGGACATGACTGTCCACCTCCCAATCATCGAGATCCGCATCGTCGAGTGCCGAGGTGGGGCTTAAGGCCATAAGGAGGGAAAGGGAGCCACAGCATGTAGATGGGGGTTAGCTGGCAGTGAGTGTGGAGTGAAGGAGATGGACTTGGAGTTGGGATAAAGGTGACAACTGAACTAATGCCAAGATCTGAAGCTTTGGGGCCCAAGCCAAGGGGACGGTGCTGGGTATAGGCCTGCCTTAAAGCCATAGAAGTGCTTGGgctcccctggaagaggaatggAGTTGGGACCTTCAGGCATCCCCATATTATAGTGGTGGATGGAGGAACTAGCACAGAATATAATCATCAGAATCGGGTGATAGAAGGGGATCCCA
Proteins encoded in this region:
- the UROD gene encoding uroporphyrinogen decarboxylase isoform X3 is translated as MEAKESRPQGFPELKNDTFLRAAWGEETDYTPVWCMRQAGRYLPEFRETRAAQDFFSTCRSPEACCELTLQALGMEVTMVPGKGPSFPEPLREERDLERLRDPATVASELGYVFQAITLTRQQLAGRVPLIGFAGAPWTLMTYMVEGGGSSTMSQAKRWLYQRPQASHQLLRILTDALVPYLVGQVAAGAQALQLFESHAGHLGPQLFSKFALPYIRDVSKRVKAGLQEAGLAPVPMPAEQSCLQPEICPFPQIIFAKDGHFALEELAQAGYEVVGLDWTVAPEKARERVGKTVTLQGNLDPCALYASEEEIGKLVQQMLNDFGPQRYIANLGHGLYPDMDPEHVGAFVDAVHKHSRLLRQN
- the UROD gene encoding uroporphyrinogen decarboxylase isoform X2; the protein is MEAKESRPQGFPELKNDTFLRAAWGEETDYTPVWCMRQAGRYLPEFRETRAAQDFFSTCRSPEACCELTLQPLRRFPLDAAIIFSDILVVPQALGMEVTMVPGKGPSFPEPLREERDLERLRDPATVASELGYVFQAITLTRQQLAGRVPLIGFAGAPWTLMTYMVEGGGSSTMSQAKRWLYQRPQASHQLLRILTDALVPYLVGQVAAGAQALQLFESHAGHLGPQLFSKFALPYIRDVSKRVKAGLQEAGLAPVPMIIFAKDGHFALEELAQAGYEVVGLDWTVAPEKARERVGKTVTLQGNLDPCALYASEEEIGKLVQQMLNDFGPQRYIANLGHGLYPDMDPEHVGAFVDAVHKHSRLLRQN
- the UROD gene encoding uroporphyrinogen decarboxylase isoform X4, yielding MEAKESRPQGFPELKNDTFLRAAWGEETDYTPVWCMRQAGRYLPEFRETRAAQDFFSTCRSPEACCELTLQPLRRFPLDAAIIFSDILVVPQALGMEVTMVPGKGPSFPEPLREERDLERLRDPATVASELGYVFQAITLTRQQLAGRVPLIGFAGAPWTLMTYMVEGGGSSTMSQAKRWLYQRPQASHQLLRILTDALVPYLVGQVAAGAQALQLFESHAGHLGPQLFSKFALPYIRDVSKRVKAGLQEAGLAPVPMPAEQSCLQPEICPFPQIIFAKDGHFALEELAQAGYEVVGLDWTVAPEKARERVGKTVTLQGNLDPCALYASEGGQRRAGPPVASALLVPPGGDWEAGAADAE
- the UROD gene encoding uroporphyrinogen decarboxylase isoform X1, whose amino-acid sequence is MEAKESRPQGFPELKNDTFLRAAWGEETDYTPVWCMRQAGRYLPEFRETRAAQDFFSTCRSPEACCELTLQPLRRFPLDAAIIFSDILVVPQALGMEVTMVPGKGPSFPEPLREERDLERLRDPATVASELGYVFQAITLTRQQLAGRVPLIGFAGAPWTLMTYMVEGGGSSTMSQAKRWLYQRPQASHQLLRILTDALVPYLVGQVAAGAQALQLFESHAGHLGPQLFSKFALPYIRDVSKRVKAGLQEAGLAPVPMPAEQSCLQPEICPFPQIIFAKDGHFALEELAQAGYEVVGLDWTVAPEKARERVGKTVTLQGNLDPCALYASEEEIGKLVQQMLNDFGPQRYIANLGHGLYPDMDPEHVGAFVDAVHKHSRLLRQN
- the UROD gene encoding uroporphyrinogen decarboxylase isoform X5, which gives rise to MEAKESRPQGFPELKNDTFLRAAWGEETDYTPVWCMRQAGRYLPEFRETRAAQDFFSTCRSPEACCELTLQPLRRFPLDAAIIFSDILVVPQWTLMTYMVEGGGSSTMSQAKRWLYQRPQASHQLLRILTDALVPYLVGQVAAGAQALQLFESHAGHLGPQLFSKFALPYIRDVSKRVKAGLQEAGLAPVPMPAEQSCLQPEICPFPQIIFAKDGHFALEELAQAGYEVVGLDWTVAPEKARERVGKTVTLQGNLDPCALYASEEEIGKLVQQMLNDFGPQRYIANLGHGLYPDMDPEHVGAFVDAVHKHSRLLRQN